A window from Alphaproteobacteria bacterium encodes these proteins:
- a CDS encoding mechanosensitive ion channel, which produces MRQPDRKMAIPPGPVGRLRTRALSGLLLLVLLLAVPLAPGNALAQSMAAPPAAGSGEQAGIQALIETLEDDAKRQKLLDRLKALEATDAKAAQGDAAGPAAAAPESGIFEGAARAAAARIEAAAVSLADTARLFIELPDRLGRLWESAQNPDVQGRLWLALGYLVLILAAGFAAEELARWALRHPRRTVEAWPVPGLGSRALVLALRTVLDVIPIGLFWAGAQAALALVALEAEARLVALVFINASLIERAVSAAARAFYAPRTARLRFVGLTDQSAVYQYVWVKRLVRISVYGYAAIMAAGAAGLAVPAQTALTDFLGLIIAALLIVVVFQSRGQVADWLRKEQAETGGLPASVHAVASRLSDFWHIAAIFYILAVLAVWLANTEGGFAYVARATLLSVFVLLLARLIRLAVRTALNRALAFSNDLKSRFPTLEERTNRFLPVFQGAVRTVINLIALIAILEVWGLSTIDWLASAGGQNFIGQTLTVLLVLTLAIVAWNAFCIELERRLRSLSEAAENGRRAARLQTLLPMIRRVAFIVLVIVVALMLLDQFGVNITPLIAGAGVAGLAVSFGAQKLVQDVITGGFILAEDTISIGDVVELGNHSGIVESMSVRSIRLRDLSGNVHTIPFSTVDSVMNMTKDYSRYLFNIGVAYREDYDQVAGVLHEISDEMQKDETYGPLIKEPLEILGLDSFGDNAVIIKARITTEPIQQWAVGREFNRRMKARFDELGIEIPFPHRTIYFGVDQQGNAPPAHIQLDAGPAGDGDGEPEAGADGNRNGNGNGNGDGNGDGYGDAGPGHPSARRASSRPGFGPGPEGDGY; this is translated from the coding sequence ATGAGACAGCCTGACCGGAAGATGGCGATCCCGCCCGGCCCTGTCGGCCGGTTGCGCACGCGCGCTCTCTCCGGCCTGTTGCTTCTGGTGCTTCTGCTTGCCGTCCCCCTTGCCCCGGGCAACGCGCTGGCGCAGTCGATGGCGGCGCCCCCGGCGGCGGGAAGCGGGGAGCAGGCGGGGATTCAGGCCCTCATCGAAACCCTCGAGGACGATGCCAAGCGCCAGAAGCTGCTCGATCGCCTGAAAGCCCTCGAGGCGACGGACGCAAAGGCCGCACAAGGGGATGCGGCCGGCCCGGCGGCCGCGGCGCCGGAGAGCGGCATTTTCGAGGGGGCCGCCCGGGCTGCCGCCGCCCGGATCGAGGCCGCCGCCGTTTCGCTCGCGGATACCGCCCGACTCTTTATCGAGCTTCCCGACCGTCTTGGCCGGCTCTGGGAAAGCGCGCAGAACCCCGACGTGCAGGGCCGACTTTGGCTTGCCCTGGGATACCTCGTGCTCATTCTCGCCGCCGGCTTCGCCGCCGAGGAACTGGCCCGATGGGCGCTGCGCCACCCCCGACGCACCGTGGAAGCCTGGCCCGTGCCGGGTCTGGGAAGCCGCGCCCTCGTTCTGGCCTTGCGCACCGTTCTCGATGTGATTCCGATCGGGCTGTTTTGGGCCGGCGCCCAGGCCGCCCTTGCCCTCGTCGCGCTCGAGGCGGAAGCCCGTCTCGTGGCCCTGGTCTTCATCAACGCAAGCCTGATCGAGCGGGCCGTCTCGGCGGCCGCGCGGGCGTTTTACGCGCCTCGCACGGCACGGCTTCGCTTCGTCGGCCTGACGGATCAGAGCGCCGTCTACCAATATGTCTGGGTCAAGCGGCTCGTGCGGATCTCGGTCTATGGATACGCCGCCATCATGGCCGCCGGCGCGGCCGGGCTCGCGGTCCCGGCGCAGACTGCGCTGACCGATTTTCTGGGCCTCATCATCGCGGCGCTGCTGATCGTCGTGGTCTTTCAGTCGCGGGGCCAGGTGGCGGACTGGCTCCGCAAGGAACAGGCCGAAACCGGCGGGCTGCCGGCAAGCGTTCATGCCGTGGCCAGCCGGCTGTCGGATTTCTGGCACATCGCGGCGATTTTCTACATCCTGGCGGTGCTCGCGGTCTGGCTGGCAAATACCGAAGGGGGCTTTGCCTATGTTGCCCGCGCCACGCTTCTGAGCGTGTTCGTCCTGCTGCTGGCGCGTCTCATTCGTCTGGCAGTGCGCACGGCGCTTAATCGTGCGCTTGCATTCTCGAACGACCTCAAGAGCCGCTTTCCCACTCTCGAGGAACGGACCAACCGCTTCCTGCCGGTTTTTCAGGGCGCTGTCCGAACCGTGATCAACCTGATCGCCCTCATCGCGATTCTGGAGGTCTGGGGCCTCAGCACGATCGACTGGCTCGCCTCGGCGGGCGGCCAGAACTTTATCGGGCAGACGCTTACCGTCCTTCTGGTCCTGACCCTGGCGATCGTCGCCTGGAATGCCTTCTGTATCGAGCTGGAACGCCGGCTGCGCAGCCTCAGTGAGGCGGCGGAGAACGGGCGCCGGGCGGCTCGCCTGCAAACGCTTCTGCCCATGATCCGGCGCGTCGCGTTCATCGTGCTTGTGATCGTCGTGGCGCTCATGCTGCTCGACCAGTTCGGCGTAAATATCACGCCGCTCATCGCCGGCGCCGGAGTCGCGGGACTTGCGGTCAGCTTTGGGGCGCAAAAACTGGTTCAGGACGTCATCACGGGTGGCTTCATCCTGGCCGAGGATACGATTTCGATCGGCGATGTGGTGGAGCTCGGCAATCATTCCGGAATTGTGGAATCGATGAGTGTCCGTTCGATCCGCTTGCGCGATCTTTCGGGCAATGTGCACACGATTCCCTTCAGTACCGTCGATAGCGTGATGAATATGACAAAGGACTATTCGCGCTATCTCTTCAATATCGGCGTTGCGTATCGTGAGGATTACGATCAGGTGGCCGGTGTGCTGCACGAAATCAGTGACGAGATGCAGAAGGACGAGACATACGGGCCGCTGATCAAGGAACCGCTCGAAATTCTCGGCCTCGATTCCTTCGGCGACAATGCGGTGATCATCAAGGCGCGCATCACGACCGAGCCCATCCAGCAATGGGCCGTGGGTCGGGAATTCAACCGGCGCATGAAGGCGCGGTTCGATGAACTTGGAATCGAAATTCCGTTTCCCCATCGCACGATCTACTTTGGTGTGGACCAGCAGGGCAACGCGCCGCCGGCCCATATCCAGCTCGACGCCGGCCCGGCGGGCGATGGTGATGGCGAGCCGGAGGCGGGCGCGGATGGCAATCGCAATGGCAATGGCAATGGCAATGGGGATGGCAATGGGGATGGCTATGGGGATGCCGGTCCTGGCCATCCGTCCGCCCGTCGGGCGTCCAGCCGACCCGGCTTCGGCCCCGGGCCCGAGGGTGACGGTTACTAG
- the arsC gene encoding arsenate reductase (glutaredoxin) (This arsenate reductase requires both glutathione and glutaredoxin to convert arsenate to arsenite, after which the efflux transporter formed by ArsA and ArsB can extrude the arsenite from the cell, providing resistance.) — translation MDVTIYHNPKCSKSRQTLDLLREKGVTPRIVEYLKTPPDAAEIRQILTELGLAPRDLVRRKESAYKEAGLDDPAVGDSDLVAAMVRHPVLIERPIVRANGKATIGRPPERVLDIL, via the coding sequence TTGGACGTTACGATTTACCACAATCCGAAATGCAGCAAATCGCGGCAGACACTCGATCTGCTTCGGGAAAAAGGCGTCACACCGCGCATCGTCGAGTATCTCAAGACACCGCCGGACGCGGCGGAGATTCGACAGATCCTGACAGAGCTCGGCCTCGCCCCCCGCGATCTGGTGCGCCGCAAGGAGTCCGCCTACAAGGAGGCCGGCCTCGACGACCCGGCGGTCGGCGACAGTGATCTGGTGGCGGCGATGGTCCGCCACCCGGTGCTGATCGAACGTCCGATTGTGCGCGCCAATGGCAAGGCCACCATCGGCCGGCCGCCCGAGCGGGTGCTCGACATCCTTTGA
- a CDS encoding nitroreductase family protein: MTRLTDNDILNPDILNPWNRKDKFMDKPAITMHDINAYARKRWSPRSFADKAVDPKTLASLFEAARWAPSCFNAQPWAFIVATKDEPEGYEKLLSCLIEYNQGWARSAPVLALSVAQNNFAHNGEPNAHALHDVGMAALSLTLEAAAHDLYVHQMAGFDAGKARAAFGIPEEWTPVAALAIGFKGAPDALPDSLAEKEKAPRERKPLSAFVYSGAWGQAAGLAGD; this comes from the coding sequence ATGACGCGACTGACCGACAACGACATCCTGAACCCCGACATCCTGAACCCCTGGAACCGGAAAGATAAATTCATGGACAAGCCCGCGATCACCATGCACGACATCAACGCCTACGCCCGCAAGCGCTGGAGCCCGCGATCCTTTGCCGACAAGGCAGTGGACCCGAAGACTCTGGCCTCGCTGTTCGAGGCGGCGCGCTGGGCTCCCTCATGCTTTAACGCTCAGCCCTGGGCTTTCATCGTGGCGACGAAGGACGAGCCCGAGGGGTACGAGAAACTCCTTTCCTGCCTGATCGAATACAACCAGGGCTGGGCCAGATCGGCGCCGGTGCTGGCCCTGTCGGTGGCGCAAAACAATTTCGCGCATAACGGCGAACCCAACGCGCACGCGCTGCACGATGTCGGCATGGCGGCGCTCAGCCTGACGCTGGAAGCGGCGGCGCATGATCTTTATGTCCACCAGATGGCCGGTTTCGATGCCGGGAAAGCGCGCGCGGCGTTTGGCATTCCCGAGGAATGGACACCCGTCGCGGCCCTCGCCATCGGCTTCAAGGGGGCGCCCGATGCCCTGCCGGACTCTCTGGCCGAAAAGGAAAAGGCGCCGCGCGAGCGCAAGCCGCTCTCGGCCTTCGTTTATTCGGGCGCTTGGGGGCAGGCGGCAGGGCTGGCCGGCGATTGA
- the panC gene encoding pantoate--beta-alanine ligase, whose product MTAASIATVRTAAELRHRLVEWRRDNVRIGFVPTMGALHRGHLELVRQARARTDRVVVSIFVNPIQFGPAEDLATYPRQEARDLDALSAQAADLAYLPDVNEIFPAGFATRVSVGGISDGLCGAARPGHFEGVATVVTKLLNQVQPDSAFFGEKDFQQLQVIRRLVADLGQPVDIESVATVREEDGLALSSRNAKLSTAGRAVASGLYRALERLAGEVAAGEEIAAAEARAGTELAAAGFERIDYVEVRLADTLSRPGRRWEPAQGAARAFGAALIEGVRLIDNVALPDRP is encoded by the coding sequence ATGACGGCGGCTTCCATCGCGACTGTCCGCACGGCGGCGGAGTTGCGCCACCGCCTGGTGGAGTGGCGCCGGGACAACGTGCGCATAGGGTTCGTGCCCACCATGGGGGCACTCCATCGCGGTCATCTCGAACTGGTGCGCCAGGCGAGGGCCCGGACCGACCGGGTCGTGGTCTCGATCTTCGTAAACCCGATACAGTTCGGGCCGGCCGAGGATCTCGCGACCTATCCCCGCCAGGAGGCGCGCGATCTTGACGCCCTCTCGGCGCAGGCGGCGGATCTCGCCTATCTGCCCGATGTAAACGAGATTTTCCCGGCGGGTTTCGCGACCCGAGTATCGGTCGGTGGTATCAGCGACGGACTTTGCGGCGCCGCCCGACCTGGCCATTTCGAGGGCGTTGCGACGGTCGTGACCAAACTGCTCAACCAGGTCCAGCCGGACAGCGCCTTTTTCGGCGAAAAGGATTTTCAGCAATTGCAGGTGATCCGCCGCCTGGTGGCCGATCTTGGTCAGCCGGTCGATATTGAAAGCGTGGCCACCGTTCGCGAAGAGGACGGGCTTGCCCTCTCATCGCGCAACGCCAAGCTCTCGACCGCGGGGCGCGCGGTCGCGTCGGGGCTGTATCGCGCGCTCGAGAGGCTGGCGGGTGAGGTGGCGGCGGGCGAGGAGATTGCGGCGGCCGAGGCGCGCGCCGGCACGGAACTCGCGGCGGCCGGGTTCGAACGGATCGATTATGTGGAAGTCCGGCTCGCCGACACGCTGTCCCGCCCCGGCCGGCGTTGGGAGCCGGCGCAGGGCGCCGCACGGGCCTTTGGCGCGGCCCTCATCGAGGGCGTCCGGCTGATCGACAATGTTGCGCTGCCCGACCGTCCGTAA
- the panB gene encoding 3-methyl-2-oxobutanoate hydroxymethyltransferase, with product MSIHKSPVSESPPDTGARQKRMTVPEIRGRKTGAPIVGLTAYTAPMARLLDPHVDVLLVGDSLGMALYGFDSTLPVTLDMMVNHGAAVVRASTRACVVVDMPFASYQESPAQAYRHAARILAGTGAAAVKLEGGREMAETIDFLGRRGIPVMGHVGLKPQSVNALGGYRAQGRRQDEAEAIIEDARAVAAAGAFSLVVEGVIEEVARRLTGEVDIPTIGIGASNACDGQVLVTEDLLGLFTEFTPKFVKRYAELAGPVSEAVGQYAADVRARKFPGPEHCFNGPAVAARRETGT from the coding sequence ATGAGCATCCATAAATCCCCGGTATCGGAATCACCGCCGGACACCGGCGCGCGGCAGAAGCGCATGACGGTGCCGGAGATCCGTGGGCGCAAGACGGGCGCGCCGATCGTCGGCCTGACTGCCTATACGGCGCCCATGGCCCGGCTGCTCGATCCGCATGTCGATGTGTTGCTGGTGGGCGACAGCCTGGGCATGGCGCTTTACGGCTTCGACAGCACTCTGCCGGTCACCCTGGACATGATGGTCAATCACGGCGCGGCCGTGGTGCGCGCCTCGACCCGGGCCTGCGTCGTCGTGGACATGCCCTTCGCGAGCTATCAGGAATCGCCGGCTCAGGCCTATCGCCATGCGGCGCGGATCCTGGCCGGGACAGGCGCGGCGGCCGTCAAGCTCGAAGGCGGGCGCGAGATGGCGGAAACGATCGACTTTCTCGGCCGGCGCGGCATTCCGGTGATGGGTCATGTCGGCCTCAAGCCGCAATCCGTCAACGCGCTCGGCGGCTACCGCGCCCAGGGCCGGCGCCAGGACGAGGCCGAGGCGATCATCGAGGATGCCCGCGCAGTGGCGGCAGCCGGTGCCTTCAGCCTGGTCGTTGAAGGCGTGATCGAGGAGGTTGCGCGTCGCCTGACCGGGGAAGTGGATATTCCAACCATCGGCATCGGCGCCTCGAACGCGTGTGATGGCCAGGTGCTGGTGACCGAGGACCTGCTCGGGCTCTTCACGGAATTCACGCCGAAATTCGTCAAGCGCTATGCCGAGCTGGCGGGGCCGGTGAGCGAGGCGGTCGGACAATATGCGGCCGATGTGCGTGCGCGGAAATTTCCGGGGCCGGAACACTGCTTCAACGGCCCCGCGGTAGCGGCCCGGCGCGAGACCGGCACCTGA
- a CDS encoding potassium channel family protein translates to MANGLWLGLSLIVICISIHYEALRRIWNFLPRMHGDPRLRVVVVVLAATLAHFTEIGIYALAYYGAEKFAAAGAFGGEIAGAFTGIWADYVYFSAVSYTTLGYGDIVPTGAMRLMAASESFVGLLTITWSASFTYLTMERFWPLHATHHHPGKRGRG, encoded by the coding sequence ATGGCGAACGGGTTATGGCTGGGACTCTCACTGATCGTGATTTGCATCTCGATCCATTACGAGGCCCTTCGCCGGATATGGAACTTCCTGCCAAGAATGCACGGCGATCCCCGGCTGCGTGTCGTCGTTGTCGTCCTCGCGGCCACCCTGGCCCATTTCACCGAGATTGGCATTTACGCTCTGGCCTATTACGGCGCCGAGAAATTTGCCGCCGCCGGGGCCTTTGGCGGTGAAATCGCCGGCGCGTTTACCGGCATCTGGGCTGATTACGTCTATTTTTCCGCGGTCAGTTACACGACCCTGGGATATGGCGATATCGTCCCCACCGGCGCCATGCGGCTGATGGCGGCGAGCGAGAGCTTCGTGGGCCTGCTCACGATCACCTGGTCCGCCTCTTTCACCTATCTGACGATGGAGCGATTCTGGCCCCTCCACGCGACCCACCATCACCCGGGAAAAAGGGGCCGGGGCTAG